A DNA window from Brenneria izadpanahii contains the following coding sequences:
- a CDS encoding ExbD/TolR family protein, with the protein MANHTVSDDEESSTFDGINITPLVDVLLVVLVMFILTATAQISGIRVNLPKASATVSLSEQKTKAIAVNDAGQVFLDAYPVTLPELEDRLRTEKALNPNFPVIVRGDGECSTRKWWMCWTS; encoded by the coding sequence ATGGCTAACCACACGGTATCCGATGACGAAGAGAGCAGCACTTTTGACGGCATCAATATCACGCCGCTGGTGGATGTGCTGTTGGTCGTGCTGGTGATGTTTATCCTCACGGCGACGGCGCAGATATCCGGTATCCGGGTCAATCTGCCCAAGGCCAGCGCGACGGTGTCGCTCTCGGAACAGAAGACCAAGGCGATCGCGGTGAACGACGCCGGGCAGGTATTTCTTGACGCCTATCCGGTGACGTTGCCCGAACTGGAGGATCGCCTGCGTACGGAAAAAGCGCTGAATCCTAATTTTCCGGTCATCGTCCGCGGCGACGGGGAGTGCAGTACCAGAAAGTGGTGGATGTGCTGGACGTCCTGA
- a CDS encoding DUF2341 domain-containing protein, translating to MQRLLTLLVICISILAPLSAQAWWQDEWSYRKQISIDATPQGAAITENVGRMPVLVRLHTGNFTFDGTQEQGADLRFVAGDDKTVLNHQIESFDPLLGIALIWVDVPAVEGGQRQDLWMYYGNDKAPSTASGQLIFDPDYTLVYHFDDASGVTPHDTTAYGNHAQNQPGAVIDGMIGRAALFTGGEPLMLPATQSLALAQGGAFTFSAWIRPDNAQGEQLVYARRDNGNALLIGLSQGVPFVEVNGQRAAASQLAAAGQWQMLSATAGAAGIDLYLNGRPIGHLDVALPALAAVTAIGGDIPGSAGYSESAAPASTDTQANGEPDAASADADDAAGSASAETQAQPVAPQYQPFIGAIDELRLSKVARSGSLLLADTLAQGVDARLVAYGVDEEQSGFGFGGLGFLLKSVPVDAWVVIVVLILMMFQSWYIMIHKNRHLSRVVRSNLRFREHFANAGTRYDALVDDPELNGALGNSSLWRLYQVAVREVRAREDRNGGERLITPAGIEAIRAAMDAARTVENQRLGTRMSTLSNAIAGGPYIGLLGTVLGIILVFLGTAMAGDVNINAIAPGMAAALVATAMGLFVAIPALFGYNRLVTKNREVGADMRMFTDEYLARLAELQESVALRQAGSRQPETSTAQR from the coding sequence ATGCAACGCCTACTGACGTTATTGGTTATATGTATCAGCATACTGGCGCCGCTCTCGGCGCAGGCATGGTGGCAGGATGAGTGGAGTTACCGCAAACAGATTTCGATTGATGCCACCCCGCAGGGCGCCGCCATCACGGAAAATGTCGGGCGCATGCCGGTGCTGGTGCGCCTTCACACCGGTAATTTTACCTTTGACGGCACGCAGGAACAGGGCGCGGATCTGCGCTTTGTCGCCGGAGATGATAAGACCGTGCTCAATCATCAGATAGAAAGCTTCGATCCCCTGTTGGGCATTGCGCTGATTTGGGTGGATGTGCCGGCGGTGGAGGGCGGGCAACGCCAGGATCTGTGGATGTACTACGGCAACGATAAGGCGCCGTCCACGGCCAGCGGCCAGCTGATTTTCGATCCCGATTACACCTTGGTTTACCACTTTGACGATGCCTCCGGCGTTACGCCGCACGATACCACCGCCTATGGCAATCATGCGCAGAACCAGCCCGGCGCCGTCATCGATGGCATGATCGGCCGGGCGGCTCTGTTTACCGGCGGGGAACCGCTGATGCTGCCCGCTACCCAGTCGCTGGCGCTTGCCCAGGGCGGCGCTTTTACCTTCAGCGCCTGGATCCGGCCGGACAATGCGCAGGGCGAACAGTTGGTCTACGCCCGGCGGGATAACGGCAACGCGCTGTTAATCGGTCTGAGCCAGGGCGTGCCTTTTGTGGAGGTCAACGGCCAGCGGGCCGCCGCCAGTCAGCTTGCCGCCGCCGGACAGTGGCAGATGCTGTCGGCGACGGCCGGGGCCGCCGGTATCGATCTTTATCTTAACGGCCGTCCGATCGGCCATCTGGACGTCGCGTTGCCCGCGTTGGCAGCGGTGACGGCCATCGGCGGCGACATTCCCGGCAGCGCCGGTTATAGCGAGAGCGCGGCGCCGGCTTCAACCGATACGCAGGCCAATGGCGAGCCGGACGCCGCTTCCGCGGATGCCGACGATGCCGCGGGTTCGGCTTCCGCGGAAACGCAGGCCCAGCCGGTAGCTCCCCAGTACCAGCCCTTTATCGGCGCGATTGATGAACTGCGGCTGTCGAAAGTCGCCCGCTCCGGCTCCTTGCTGCTGGCGGATACGCTGGCGCAGGGCGTCGATGCCCGGTTGGTCGCCTATGGCGTGGATGAGGAGCAGTCCGGTTTCGGCTTCGGCGGTTTAGGCTTCCTGCTCAAGTCGGTTCCGGTGGACGCCTGGGTGGTGATCGTCGTCCTGATTCTGATGATGTTCCAGTCCTGGTACATCATGATCCACAAAAATCGCCATCTGAGCCGGGTGGTCCGCAGCAATCTGCGTTTTCGCGAGCACTTCGCCAATGCGGGTACCCGTTATGACGCGCTGGTTGACGATCCCGAACTCAACGGCGCGTTGGGCAATTCTTCGCTCTGGCGGCTTTATCAAGTCGCGGTCAGGGAAGTTCGGGCAAGAGAAGATCGGAACGGCGGCGAGCGGTTAATCACGCCGGCCGGCATAGAAGCGATCCGCGCGGCGATGGATGCGGCCCGTACGGTGGAAAACCAGCGGCTGGGCACCCGGATGTCCACGCTATCGAACGCTATCGCCGGCGGCCCCTATATCGGCCTGCTGGGTACGGTGCTCGGCATCATCCTGGTGTTTCTCGGCACCGCGATGGCGGGCGACGTCAATATCAACGCCATCGCTCCCGGTATGGCGGCCGCGCTGGTCGCCACCGCCATGGGGCTGTTCGTGGCCATTCCGGCGCTGTTCGGCTACAACCGGCTGGTGACCAAGAACCGGGAAGTGGGCGCCGATATGCGCATGTTTACCGATGAATATCTCGCCCGTCTGGCCGAACTGCAAGAGTCCGTCGCGCTGCGTCAGGCGGGGTCGCGACAGCCTGAAACATCCACCGCGCAACGCTGA
- a CDS encoding ShlB/FhaC/HecB family hemolysin secretion/activation protein, producing MRDVNKKKYRLAPLTLAVALALPAVSSAEQTQGRDDADASRQDSAAAPDPDAAPRVYISEYIIRGNTVLTNREIEKAVYPFLGPQKTLADVEGAQGALQKVYQDKGYHSVYVALPEQQVQGGVVYLQVTETRVGRVRVVGAKYHSPLKIRDEVPALAEDSVPDFSQVQAELTVINRGGGREVTPTVKEGMVPGTMDVDLNVTDRNPWGGSLTLNNDYSADTEKLRAVATLSNTNLWQQGHSASLTFFTAPEKSDNAKVWSASYAMPLNERWSLRASGYRSDSDVATIGGTNVLGRGHSYGINAVYTLPLADEWLHSFSLGVDLKDFDEEVQFGESGDKVPLRYAPATLSWNGYYLGERRQGNAGLSLVWATSNFFGYGSDESEFDYKRYKADPDFALLKGDFGVTETLAGDWQMALTGGFQMASGPLVSNEQFSAGGASSVRGYLAAEQAGDDGVMWSTEIRTPSLAPYIGAPLSELRLYAFVDGAKIWLRDPLAEQKSRFNMASTGVGAKASAWSWLDGRLDLGWPLTDGADTEKYAPRLHFSVSSNF from the coding sequence GTGCGTGACGTGAATAAGAAAAAATACCGTCTGGCTCCGCTTACCCTGGCCGTGGCGCTGGCGTTGCCCGCCGTATCGTCGGCGGAACAGACGCAAGGCCGGGATGACGCCGATGCATCCCGGCAGGATTCCGCGGCGGCCCCGGATCCCGACGCGGCGCCCAGGGTCTATATCAGTGAATACATCATCCGCGGCAATACGGTGCTGACCAACCGCGAAATTGAAAAAGCGGTCTACCCCTTCCTCGGACCGCAGAAGACATTGGCCGATGTGGAAGGCGCGCAGGGCGCACTGCAAAAAGTCTATCAGGATAAGGGCTATCACTCGGTTTATGTGGCGCTGCCGGAACAGCAGGTTCAGGGCGGCGTCGTCTATCTGCAAGTGACGGAAACCCGCGTCGGCCGGGTGCGGGTAGTGGGGGCGAAGTACCATTCGCCGCTGAAAATCCGCGATGAGGTGCCGGCGCTGGCCGAGGATAGCGTCCCCGACTTCAGTCAGGTGCAGGCGGAGCTGACGGTTATTAATCGCGGCGGCGGCCGAGAAGTTACGCCGACGGTGAAGGAGGGCATGGTGCCCGGCACCATGGACGTGGATCTGAACGTAACCGATCGCAATCCCTGGGGCGGAAGCCTGACCTTGAATAACGATTACAGCGCGGATACCGAGAAACTGCGCGCCGTCGCCACGCTAAGCAACACCAACCTCTGGCAGCAGGGACACAGCGCGTCGCTGACCTTTTTTACCGCGCCGGAAAAGAGCGATAACGCCAAGGTGTGGTCCGCCAGCTACGCCATGCCGCTGAACGAGCGTTGGAGCCTGCGAGCCTCCGGTTATCGTTCGGACAGCGACGTCGCCACTATCGGCGGCACCAATGTGCTGGGCCGCGGCCACTCGTACGGCATCAATGCCGTCTATACGCTGCCGCTGGCGGATGAATGGCTGCATTCGTTTTCGCTGGGCGTCGATCTGAAAGACTTCGATGAAGAAGTCCAGTTTGGCGAGAGCGGCGATAAGGTGCCGCTGAGGTATGCGCCGGCGACGCTGTCCTGGAACGGCTACTATCTGGGCGAACGGCGCCAGGGCAATGCGGGGCTGAGCCTGGTATGGGCGACCAGTAATTTCTTTGGCTACGGCAGCGATGAGTCCGAGTTCGATTACAAACGTTACAAGGCCGATCCGGATTTTGCGCTGTTGAAAGGCGATTTCGGCGTGACGGAAACGCTGGCCGGCGACTGGCAGATGGCATTGACGGGCGGTTTCCAGATGGCTTCCGGTCCGCTGGTATCCAACGAACAATTTTCCGCCGGCGGCGCCAGCAGCGTACGCGGTTATCTCGCCGCCGAGCAGGCGGGCGATGACGGCGTAATGTGGAGCACCGAAATACGTACGCCGTCGCTGGCGCCCTATATCGGCGCGCCGCTGAGCGAACTGCGTCTGTACGCTTTTGTCGATGGCGCGAAGATATGGCTGCGCGATCCCCTGGCGGAGCAGAAATCCCGTTTCAATATGGCCAGCACGGGCGTGGGAGCCAAAGCCAGCGCCTGGTCCTGGTTGGATGGGCGGCTGGATCTCGGCTGGCCCCTGACGGACGGGGCGGATACCGAGAAGTACGCGCCGCGTCTCCATTTCAGCGTAAGCAGCAATTTCTGA
- a CDS encoding filamentous haemagglutinin family protein, with protein sequence MDYGQGGNLVQMSRTIDGVATSIMLRGGSELAAPEVMLITRISTYLGDGAIEIEQGAIINTLGQGAAAYDSNDGFIYQPGPRSVVSVSNGVQQWLAPSKGDSTTTPGPIRVGACASGDCAGMTQLYSEGTIAFVTDNDFQLDDAVRYGTRQLSLAVGAFNIGSAEALAAAAVRGALTSGLTLNQQVLTRLLQGDSGTGAPALETLELIAGQSVNFFEDITLSTLDDDGNSLLDELLLTTPAVYGYGDADDVALIKTGHLVWNGSSDAPGAVATDGAGTGSGVFQVEAERISFGYGGYGQPDGVSSLDRLALGFASVHLAASERITANNAGTLAVYQSQGEYVTGEGWQYGGGDLNIVTPLLTGEDGAAGKITAGGAIAVFAPAAGAADPSTVTMSELGAEWALTAGKSLNLNTTIALPSGKLTLAAQDDVALGDLAYLDLSGRSIAFFDDEAATQYSWGGDALLTSAAGNVSQSAGSTIDLSAEYNQAGSLTVTALGEAAGAVDLQGAVLGSASGYYDAGGTEVPYLAGRVTLRAQTLGGELSAAFAALNERLNQGEVYGLRSFQLKQDDLVIGDGLKANQIEVSLDGGHLTVAGTVDAGGERVGSIRLAGGQGLTLAGNALLDAHGTLLRLDSYGEAIDAANRATVELNSGQGALILADGARIDLRHGTDDARVQSDPSLADDVARGRLELYAPRLGADGEGDIAVDAGGNYIIEGAQSIALNAVRRYDDAPAGADEAAGGQPWQLIDQDYLDRKHEDSAAFITAALQNADLLNGKLAGLNNATYRQAFHLRPGVEIVTAGDLVVNGDLDLSGYRYASLNPNAQQSGAPGSGEPGALVVRAGGDLSIYGSVNDGFTPPPATPDDDGWVLTPGVQGYGGDVVVPRAGVVLAEGTRFLVGKVLNYDLPLQAATLAAGTVLPSSAQLAAELTLPANTVLAGDVTLADGTRYRAGTLLGQALTLPADSTLGAGFRLTAATSLRAMIWPAGVALPDTAGGSTLLLAGSLTLNMGALIPSMTDVKLPGDALSVNLRPEGAVTRNWALAQMLPEGSSSWSLRLVAGADTAAADPRLTRADGKGDLVLADTHYSLYKQRETTMIPGTPEQPGYVWYWDEMGELFGFTPGTPVPDEWSSACNEAGWCVKVEYVWGEFGSLFDPSFTVGTPVPDEWSSYCNSIPGLCIRLKEPIPGTPDQTVIGDVIAVYPVAQNFSVLRTGTGDLDLIAGGDVAMQSLYGVYTAGASTASLAGDQAAAFNQARAKAADGTYLNTSNTAETPEGEEKAGPLYEALVDGGDSSLYAAWYPDGGGDLLLRAGGDFTGDMLATYNPTREGEDLRMQRSSVDVGNWLWRQGSGDTAGVDAIATSWWINFGTYVSSTGHVNGQKGALSSTDGLAVSAIPELVGFTGVGTLGGGNLTVQVAGDAGLLTRRGSDTSSSNQPRSQGLALTVASSGRVLADGSILLTGGGDMTLTVGGDLNPGLTARAVPNPNTTASTAADYRRQNLDLNGVLANLRGDLALQAGAAGGVALIYYQSHSGQVDDRETRAYDPYSSSLATATGGPVLMLGDAVATLLTRGDLVVSGSGDPGRVTLPVSMPYAQNGGAPQSGGYGWFSLWTDNTAINLFSAGGDLTPSVQLGDVSNASPIAGRNTSPTDGRFVWPAQLSAAAPGGSLYLGPSALGSTLAVDYNAAYSLLLAPSANASLALLAGDAIYAGGYVFSVSAADTAALPTPFSPAFGVFTSGGSLTTTYNLSADAIRPETNRFPLFTFGPNTATNDESVAPVRLYALTGDIVGLGSGEILTFTNGQRAGQSWYEGAGPVWMRAGRDIVRSGRLLNGSVGFPAEIASTPSNLQTGITGTSSGNLFVHGSATDVSIVDAGRDILYSNFNVAGPGTLEVSAGRNILLAGQVGSDLNNLPIYGESAITSLGSVLAGDGRPGAGIVVQAGLGTQGADWSGFLDLYLDPANQADVTSGLPLADQPGKVAKTYEAELIAWLAERYGFAPAGGESAAADARAYFAALPAEQQRIFARRIYFAELRAGGREYNDAEGPRFGSYLRGREAIAALFPTADADGKSIAYGGDVLAYGGAGIHTNVGGDIQVLTPGGAQTYGVEGAVPPATAGLITQGQGNIQLYSLGSILLGQSRIMTTFGGDILAWSDEGDINAGRGSKTTLVYTLPRRVYDQWGNVALSPTVPSTGAGIATLNPIPEVPAGDVDLVAPLGTIDAGEAGIRVSGNVNIAALRVVNAENIQVQGESTGLPVAVTVNVGALTSASQAASSAVQAAEQINRQAQGNRPSIISVEILGYGNERLQPGGDAPLDGARNGPPDYQPDSAIQVLGAGPLSPRAAALLTQEEKNDLSL encoded by the coding sequence GTGGATTATGGTCAGGGCGGCAACCTGGTGCAGATGAGCCGTACCATAGACGGCGTCGCTACTTCCATCATGCTGCGCGGCGGTTCGGAACTCGCCGCGCCGGAGGTGATGTTGATTACGCGGATCAGCACTTATTTAGGCGATGGCGCCATCGAAATCGAGCAGGGCGCGATTATCAATACCCTGGGCCAGGGCGCGGCGGCCTACGATTCGAACGACGGCTTTATCTACCAGCCCGGCCCCCGCAGCGTGGTATCCGTCTCCAACGGCGTCCAGCAGTGGCTGGCGCCGAGCAAAGGTGATAGTACGACCACCCCTGGCCCCATCCGGGTGGGCGCCTGCGCTTCGGGCGACTGCGCGGGCATGACGCAACTCTATTCGGAAGGCACCATCGCCTTCGTTACCGACAACGACTTCCAACTCGACGACGCAGTGCGCTACGGCACCCGCCAGCTAAGCCTGGCGGTGGGCGCTTTCAATATCGGCTCGGCCGAGGCGCTGGCCGCCGCCGCCGTGCGCGGCGCGCTGACTTCCGGCCTGACGCTTAACCAGCAGGTGCTGACGCGCCTGCTGCAGGGCGATAGCGGCACGGGCGCGCCGGCGCTGGAAACTCTTGAACTGATCGCCGGTCAGTCGGTGAACTTCTTCGAGGACATCACCCTGTCGACGCTGGACGACGACGGCAACTCGTTGCTGGACGAGCTGCTGCTGACCACGCCGGCCGTCTACGGCTACGGCGACGCCGATGACGTGGCGCTGATCAAAACCGGCCATCTGGTGTGGAACGGCTCGTCCGATGCGCCCGGCGCGGTAGCGACGGACGGCGCCGGCACCGGTTCCGGCGTGTTCCAGGTGGAGGCCGAGCGCATCAGTTTCGGCTACGGCGGCTACGGCCAACCCGACGGGGTGAGTTCGCTGGACCGGCTGGCGCTGGGCTTCGCCAGCGTCCACCTTGCCGCCAGCGAGCGCATCACCGCCAACAATGCCGGTACGCTGGCGGTATACCAGTCGCAGGGCGAGTACGTCACCGGCGAGGGCTGGCAGTACGGCGGCGGCGACCTGAATATCGTCACGCCGCTGCTGACTGGTGAAGATGGGGCGGCCGGCAAAATCACGGCCGGCGGCGCGATTGCGGTCTTCGCGCCCGCCGCCGGCGCGGCCGATCCGTCCACGGTGACGATGAGCGAACTGGGCGCCGAATGGGCGCTGACCGCCGGCAAGAGCCTGAATCTGAATACTACGATAGCTCTGCCCAGCGGCAAGTTGACGCTGGCGGCGCAGGACGACGTGGCGTTAGGCGATCTCGCGTACCTCGATCTATCGGGCCGCAGCATCGCGTTCTTCGACGACGAGGCGGCCACTCAGTATAGTTGGGGCGGCGATGCGCTCCTGACGAGCGCGGCGGGCAATGTGAGCCAGTCCGCCGGTTCCACCATCGATCTGTCGGCCGAGTATAATCAGGCCGGCAGCCTGACCGTCACCGCGTTGGGCGAGGCAGCCGGCGCCGTCGATCTGCAGGGCGCGGTGCTGGGTTCGGCCAGCGGCTATTACGATGCCGGCGGCACCGAGGTGCCCTATCTGGCCGGTCGCGTTACGCTGCGGGCGCAGACGCTGGGCGGCGAGCTGAGCGCGGCATTCGCGGCGCTCAACGAACGGCTCAACCAGGGCGAGGTCTACGGCCTGCGCAGCTTCCAGTTGAAACAGGACGATCTGGTCATCGGCGACGGACTCAAGGCCAACCAGATTGAGGTGTCGCTCGATGGCGGCCATCTGACGGTGGCCGGCACGGTGGACGCCGGCGGCGAGCGGGTGGGCAGCATCCGTCTGGCGGGCGGGCAGGGGCTGACCCTGGCAGGGAATGCGCTGCTGGATGCGCACGGCACGCTGCTGCGTCTGGACAGCTACGGCGAGGCGATCGACGCCGCCAACCGGGCGACGGTGGAGCTGAACTCGGGCCAGGGCGCGCTGATCCTGGCTGACGGCGCGCGCATCGATCTGCGCCACGGTACCGATGATGCGCGGGTGCAGTCGGACCCGTCGCTGGCCGACGACGTCGCACGCGGCCGGCTGGAGCTATATGCGCCGCGCCTGGGCGCCGATGGCGAAGGCGACATTGCCGTCGACGCCGGCGGCAACTATATCATCGAGGGCGCGCAGTCGATCGCCCTCAACGCGGTGCGGCGCTATGACGATGCGCCGGCCGGCGCCGATGAAGCGGCCGGCGGTCAGCCTTGGCAGCTTATCGACCAGGATTATCTGGACCGGAAACATGAGGACAGCGCCGCCTTTATCACCGCCGCGTTGCAAAACGCCGACCTGCTGAACGGCAAACTGGCCGGACTTAACAACGCTACCTACCGGCAGGCGTTCCACTTACGTCCCGGCGTCGAGATCGTCACGGCGGGCGATCTGGTGGTGAACGGCGATCTGGATCTGTCGGGCTACCGCTACGCCAGTCTCAACCCGAATGCGCAGCAGAGCGGCGCCCCCGGCTCGGGCGAGCCGGGGGCGCTGGTGGTGCGCGCCGGCGGAGATCTGTCGATCTACGGCAGCGTCAATGACGGCTTCACGCCGCCGCCGGCTACCCCGGACGATGACGGTTGGGTGCTGACGCCGGGCGTGCAGGGCTACGGCGGCGACGTGGTGGTGCCGCGCGCCGGCGTGGTGCTGGCCGAGGGCACGCGCTTTCTGGTGGGCAAGGTGCTCAATTACGATCTACCGCTGCAGGCGGCGACGCTGGCGGCGGGCACGGTACTACCGTCGTCGGCGCAGTTGGCGGCCGAGCTGACGCTGCCGGCCAATACCGTGCTGGCCGGCGACGTGACGCTGGCGGACGGCACGCGCTACCGGGCGGGCACATTGCTGGGGCAAGCGTTGACCCTGCCGGCCGACAGCACGTTGGGGGCGGGGTTCCGCCTGACGGCGGCGACCAGTCTGCGGGCCATGATCTGGCCGGCGGGCGTGGCGCTGCCTGACACCGCTGGCGGCTCCACGCTTCTGCTGGCGGGCAGTCTCACGTTGAATATGGGGGCGCTGATCCCGTCGATGACCGACGTTAAGCTGCCGGGCGATGCGCTTAGTGTAAACCTGCGCCCCGAGGGCGCAGTGACCCGTAACTGGGCGCTGGCGCAGATGCTGCCGGAGGGATCGTCGTCGTGGAGCCTGCGGCTGGTTGCCGGCGCTGATACCGCAGCCGCCGATCCGCGCCTGACCCGGGCGGACGGCAAGGGCGATCTGGTGTTGGCCGATACGCATTACAGCCTTTATAAGCAAAGAGAGACCACCATGATCCCGGGCACGCCGGAACAACCCGGTTATGTGTGGTATTGGGATGAAATGGGAGAGTTGTTTGGGTTCACACCTGGAACGCCTGTGCCAGATGAGTGGAGCAGTGCATGTAACGAAGCCGGCTGGTGTGTAAAGGTGGAATATGTGTGGGGTGAGTTTGGTTCGCTCTTCGATCCCAGCTTCACGGTTGGCACGCCTGTGCCGGATGAGTGGAGCAGTTATTGCAATAGTATTCCTGGCTTGTGCATCAGGCTCAAAGAGCCGATTCCCGGTACGCCCGATCAAACTGTTATCGGCGACGTTATTGCAGTCTACCCGGTGGCGCAGAACTTTAGCGTGCTGCGTACCGGCACCGGCGATCTGGATCTGATCGCCGGCGGCGACGTCGCCATGCAGTCGCTCTACGGCGTCTATACCGCGGGCGCCTCCACCGCCTCGCTGGCGGGCGACCAGGCGGCAGCTTTCAATCAGGCTCGAGCCAAAGCCGCCGACGGCACTTACCTCAATACCAGCAACACGGCCGAAACGCCCGAAGGGGAGGAAAAGGCCGGACCGCTCTACGAGGCGCTGGTCGACGGCGGCGACAGCAGCCTCTACGCCGCCTGGTACCCGGACGGCGGCGGCGATTTGTTGCTGCGCGCCGGCGGCGATTTCACCGGCGATATGCTGGCGACCTACAACCCGACCAGAGAGGGTGAGGATCTGCGCATGCAACGCAGCAGCGTGGATGTGGGCAACTGGCTATGGCGCCAGGGCAGCGGCGACACCGCCGGGGTGGACGCCATTGCCACCAGCTGGTGGATCAACTTCGGTACCTATGTATCCAGCACTGGGCATGTGAATGGACAAAAGGGGGCGTTGAGTAGCACCGACGGTCTTGCGGTTTCCGCCATTCCGGAACTGGTCGGCTTCACCGGCGTCGGCACCCTGGGCGGCGGCAATCTGACGGTACAGGTGGCCGGCGACGCGGGTCTGCTGACGCGCCGCGGCTCCGACACGTCGTCCAGCAACCAGCCGCGCAGTCAGGGGCTGGCGCTGACGGTGGCCTCCAGCGGGCGGGTGCTGGCCGACGGCAGCATCCTGCTGACCGGCGGCGGCGATATGACGCTGACCGTCGGCGGCGATCTCAACCCCGGGCTGACCGCCCGCGCGGTGCCGAATCCGAACACCACGGCGTCCACTGCCGCCGATTACCGCAGGCAGAACCTCGACTTGAACGGGGTACTGGCCAACCTGCGCGGCGATTTGGCGTTGCAGGCCGGCGCCGCGGGCGGCGTGGCGCTGATATATTACCAATCCCATTCTGGTCAGGTCGATGACCGCGAAACGCGCGCCTACGATCCTTATAGCTCCTCGCTGGCTACCGCCACCGGCGGGCCGGTGCTGATGCTGGGCGACGCGGTGGCCACGCTGCTGACGCGCGGCGATCTGGTGGTTTCCGGCAGCGGCGATCCTGGACGGGTGACCCTGCCGGTCTCCATGCCCTATGCGCAGAATGGGGGCGCGCCGCAGTCCGGCGGCTACGGCTGGTTCTCGCTGTGGACGGACAATACCGCCATCAACCTGTTCTCCGCCGGCGGCGATCTGACCCCCAGCGTGCAGTTGGGCGATGTATCCAATGCATCGCCGATCGCGGGCAGGAATACCTCGCCCACCGACGGCCGCTTCGTCTGGCCGGCGCAGTTGAGCGCGGCGGCGCCCGGCGGCAGCCTCTATCTCGGCCCTTCGGCGCTGGGCAGCACCCTTGCGGTCGATTACAACGCCGCCTATTCGTTGCTGTTGGCGCCCTCGGCCAACGCCAGCCTGGCGCTGCTGGCGGGCGACGCGATCTACGCCGGCGGCTATGTGTTCAGCGTCTCCGCCGCCGACACTGCTGCGTTGCCTACGCCGTTCAGTCCCGCGTTCGGCGTGTTTACTTCGGGTGGTTCCTTGACCACAACGTACAATCTGTCCGCCGATGCCATCCGGCCGGAAACGAATCGCTTCCCGCTGTTTACCTTCGGCCCGAACACCGCCACGAACGATGAGAGTGTCGCGCCGGTACGGCTATACGCGTTGACCGGCGATATCGTCGGCCTGGGCAGCGGCGAGATCCTGACGTTCACCAATGGACAGCGCGCCGGGCAGTCCTGGTATGAAGGCGCCGGTCCGGTGTGGATGCGCGCCGGCCGCGACATTGTGCGCTCCGGCAGACTGCTTAATGGTTCGGTGGGTTTCCCCGCTGAAATCGCCAGTACGCCGTCGAACTTACAAACTGGCATTACCGGCACCAGCAGCGGCAATCTGTTCGTCCACGGCAGCGCCACCGATGTCTCCATCGTCGATGCCGGGCGCGACATCCTCTATTCCAACTTCAACGTCGCCGGCCCCGGTACGCTGGAGGTTTCCGCTGGCCGCAATATTCTGCTGGCCGGGCAGGTGGGATCGGATCTGAATAATCTACCGATCTACGGCGAATCCGCCATCACCAGCCTCGGCTCGGTGCTCGCCGGCGACGGCCGCCCCGGCGCCGGCATCGTGGTGCAGGCCGGTCTGGGTACGCAGGGCGCCGACTGGAGCGGTTTCCTCGATCTGTATCTCGACCCCGCCAACCAGGCCGACGTGACCTCCGGCCTGCCGCTGGCCGACCAGCCCGGCAAGGTGGCCAAAACCTACGAGGCCGAGCTGATCGCATGGCTGGCCGAGCGCTACGGCTTTGCGCCCGCCGGCGGCGAAAGCGCGGCGGCGGATGCGCGAGCCTACTTCGCGGCGCTGCCGGCCGAACAGCAGCGCATCTTCGCCCGCCGGATCTACTTCGCCGAGCTGCGTGCGGGCGGCCGCGAGTACAATGACGCCGAAGGCCCGCGCTTCGGCAGCTACCTGCGCGGCCGCGAGGCCATCGCCGCGCTGTTCCCGACCGCGGATGCCGACGGCAAATCCATCGCCTACGGCGGCGATGTGCTGGCTTACGGCGGCGCTGGCATCCACACCAACGTCGGCGGCGACATCCAGGTGCTGACGCCGGGCGGCGCGCAGACCTACGGCGTGGAGGGTGCGGTGCCGCCCGCCACCGCCGGGCTGATCACCCAGGGGCAGGGAAATATCCAGCTCTACTCGCTGGGCAGCATTCTGCTCGGCCAGAGCCGCATCATGACCACCTTCGGCGGCGATATCCTGGCCTGGTCGGACGAGGGCGATATCAACGCCGGCCGCGGCAGCAAAACCACCCTGGTCTATACCCTGCCGCGCCGGGTGTACGACCAGTGGGGCAACGTGGCGCTGTCGCCGACCGTGCCGAGCACCGGCGCGGGCATCGCCACGCTCAACCCGATCCCGGAGGTGCCGGCGGGCGACGTGGATCTGGTAGCACCCTTGGGCACCATCGATGCCGGCGAAGCGGGCATCAGAGTGTCGGGCAACGTCAATATCGCGGCGCTGCGGGTGGTGAATGCGGAGAATATCCAGGTGCAGGGGGAATCCACCGGGCTGCCGGTGGCGGTAACGGTGAACGTCGGCGCGCTGACCTCGGCCAGCCAGGCGGCCTCGTCGGCAGTGCAGGCGGCGGAGCAGATCAATCGCCAGGCGCAGGGTAACCGGCCTTCCATTATCAGCGTCGAGATCCTCGGCTACGGCAACGAGCGGCTGCAGCCGGGCGGCGACGCGCCGCTGGACGGCGCGCGCAACGGCCCGCCGGATTACCAGCCCGACAGCGCCATCCAAGTGTTGGGCGCCGGTCCGCTAAGCCCCCGGGCCGCCGCGTTGCTGACTCAGGAGGAAAAAAACGACCTCTCGCTGTAA